A window of the Cicer arietinum cultivar CDC Frontier isolate Library 1 chromosome 6, Cicar.CDCFrontier_v2.0, whole genome shotgun sequence genome harbors these coding sequences:
- the LOC101506997 gene encoding glyoxylase I 4-like, which yields MKESVGNPLHLKSVNHISLICRSVEESMDFYQNVLGFFPIRRPGSFDFDGAWLFGYGIGIHLLEAENPEKLPRKKEINPKDNHISFQCESMGAVEKKLKEMEIDYVRATVEEGGIQVDQLFFHDPDGFMIEICNCDSLPVIPLVGDLARPCSRLNLHLMQNQQQNVHKIVK from the exons ATGAAGGAAAGTGTAGGAAACCCTTTGCACCTAAAATCTGTGAACCATATCTCACTCATATGTAGATCAGTTGAAGAATCAATGGATTTCTACCAAAATGTTCTTGGTTTCTTCCCAATTAGGAGGCCTGgttcttttgattttgatggGGCATG GCTATTTGGCTATGGTATTGGAATTCATTTGCTAGAAGCAGAGAACCCAGAGAAGTTACCAAGGAAGAAAGAAATAAATCCAAAGGATAATCACATATCTTTCCAG TGTGAGAGCATGGGAGCagtggagaaaaagctgaaagaAATGGAAATCGATTATGTAAGAGCAACAGTAGAAGAAGGTGGAATACAAGTAGATCAACTTTTTTTCCATGATCCAGATGGTTTCATGATTGAGATTTGCAATTGTGATAGTCTTCCTGTTATTCCATTAGTTGGTGATTTGGCAAGACCATGCTCTCGTTTGAATCTTCACTTGATGCAGAATCAGCAACAAAATGTACACAAAATtgttaagtaa